A region of Streptomyces sp. WMMC500 DNA encodes the following proteins:
- a CDS encoding endonuclease/exonuclease/phosphatase family protein: MQRARPVPYAVAAALAAALLAAPAAGAADTDAGAEAGDGLIRIRDIQGDTRISPLAGRQVTGVSGTVTAVRAFGSARGFWLQDPRPDANPATGEGLFVFTGSTTPDVAPGDAVEVSGSVTEYYPGGKDAGLQSVTELTGATWTVVSSGNPLPDAFVLRDATVPGRFAPDADGGSIEDLRLRPGSYALDRYESLEGMRVAVRDARVVGPTSEFNELWVTAEPARNRTARGGVLYAGYRDPNGGRLKVASLLPFAERPFPVLDVGDHLGGTTAGPLDYDQFGGYELQATTLGTERQTGPDPESTRPQRAAELAVATYNVENLSARDGAAKFERLARALVDDLASPDIVALQEVQDDNGATNDAVTSADATLRKLTDAVAAAGGPAYEWRQIDPADDADGGQPGGNIRVAFLYDPARVSFTDRPGGDATTPVAVTDDNGAPALSASPGRIAPGDAAWNDSRKPLAGEFTFRGRTVFVVANHFSSKGGDQGLDSRFQPPARGSEEQRIAQAAAVNEFVRDVLAVDRKAGVVVAGDINDFPFSPAVARLTAGRALVDLVNGLPRAERYGYVFNGNSQVLDHILTSPSLAARAEYDIVHLNAEYADQASDHDPSVVRLRP; the protein is encoded by the coding sequence ATGCAACGCGCACGCCCCGTCCCGTACGCCGTCGCCGCCGCGCTCGCCGCCGCGCTGCTCGCCGCCCCCGCCGCCGGGGCCGCGGACACCGACGCCGGCGCCGAAGCCGGCGACGGGCTCATACGCATCCGGGACATCCAGGGCGACACCCGGATATCCCCGCTCGCGGGCCGCCAGGTCACCGGCGTGTCCGGCACCGTCACCGCCGTCCGCGCCTTCGGCTCCGCCCGGGGCTTCTGGCTCCAGGACCCCCGGCCCGACGCGAACCCGGCCACCGGCGAGGGCCTCTTCGTCTTCACCGGCTCCACGACCCCGGACGTCGCGCCCGGCGACGCGGTCGAGGTCTCCGGCTCCGTCACCGAGTACTACCCGGGCGGCAAGGACGCGGGGCTGCAGTCCGTCACCGAACTCACCGGCGCGACATGGACCGTCGTCTCCTCCGGCAACCCGCTGCCCGACGCCTTCGTCCTGCGCGACGCCACGGTCCCGGGCCGGTTCGCCCCCGACGCGGACGGCGGCAGCATCGAGGATCTGCGGCTGCGCCCCGGCTCGTACGCGCTCGACCGCTACGAGTCGCTGGAGGGCATGCGGGTCGCGGTGCGCGACGCCCGGGTCGTCGGGCCGACGTCCGAGTTCAACGAGCTCTGGGTGACCGCCGAGCCCGCCCGCAACCGCACCGCCCGCGGCGGGGTGCTGTACGCCGGCTACCGCGACCCCAACGGCGGCCGGCTCAAGGTCGCCTCCCTCCTCCCGTTCGCCGAACGCCCCTTCCCCGTCCTGGACGTCGGCGACCACCTCGGCGGCACGACCGCGGGCCCCCTGGACTACGACCAGTTCGGCGGCTACGAGCTGCAGGCCACGACCCTGGGCACCGAGCGGCAGACCGGCCCGGACCCCGAGTCGACCCGCCCGCAGCGCGCCGCGGAGCTGGCGGTGGCCACGTACAACGTGGAGAACCTCTCCGCCCGCGACGGCGCCGCGAAGTTCGAGCGGCTGGCCCGGGCCCTCGTGGACGACCTCGCCTCGCCCGACATCGTGGCCCTCCAGGAGGTCCAGGACGACAACGGCGCCACCAACGACGCCGTGACGAGCGCGGACGCCACCCTGCGCAAGCTGACGGACGCGGTCGCCGCCGCCGGCGGGCCCGCGTACGAGTGGCGCCAGATCGACCCCGCCGACGACGCCGACGGCGGCCAGCCGGGCGGCAACATCCGCGTCGCGTTCCTGTACGACCCCGCGCGGGTGTCCTTCACCGACCGCCCCGGCGGCGACGCCACGACGCCCGTCGCCGTCACCGACGACAACGGCGCCCCGGCGCTGTCCGCCTCCCCGGGCCGTATCGCTCCCGGCGACGCGGCCTGGAACGACAGCCGCAAGCCGCTCGCCGGCGAGTTCACCTTCCGCGGGCGCACGGTCTTCGTCGTCGCCAACCACTTCAGCTCCAAGGGCGGTGACCAGGGCCTCGACAGCCGCTTCCAGCCGCCCGCGCGGGGCTCGGAGGAGCAGCGGATCGCGCAGGCCGCGGCGGTCAACGAGTTCGTACGGGACGTGCTCGCCGTGGACCGGAAGGCGGGCGTCGTCGTCGCCGGCGACATCAACGACTTCCCCTTCTCCCCCGCCGTGGCGCGGCTGACCGCCGGCCGCGCGCTCGTCGACCTGGTGAACGGGCTGCCGCGCGCCGAGCGCTACGGCTACGTCTTCAACGGCAACTCCCAGGTGCTGGACCACATCCTGACCAGCCCCTCGCTGGCGGCCCGCGCGGAGTACGACATCGTGCACCTCAACGCCGAGTACGCCGACCAGGCCAGCGACCACGACCCCTCGGTCGTCCGCCTCAGGCCCTGA